A section of the Pseudovibrio sp. M1P-2-3 genome encodes:
- the tssI gene encoding type VI secretion system tip protein TssI/VgrG — protein sequence MNVINPLPTLLQKDDLAFTFYSPHVEENDLLVEDFSVTEQVFELTRIEVSLVSKRPDIDLQALIDTPASISVLHKYAGIRHFSGVVHRARRRNQGHHRTSYEVTLLPSLHRLDYGSDCRIFQLKSVPEIIKETLKRYGIENIKWHLTGEHVAREYCVQYRETHYEFIRRLCAEEGIWFYFTHSKNGSHILHFIDNYRIISTQEGQPQLEYNATSGGVTKGVFCQNLSVMEEVRSSKWTMRDYTFKNPPYNQEHTAIRQEDNGLARDYAMYDYPGRYKKDAAGKPFTRSLMEATRVGATLAEGQTNAVHMLVGHKFELTDHPDSSTNIKYHLLSAVHTGSQPGALEEEAVLGGSTFFITHFEAIPDRLAYAPPQRTRPKVDGSQIATVVGPAGEEIYTDEHGRVKVQFPWDRYGESNDRSSCWIRVASNWAGGAWGHIAIPRIGHEVIVDFLEGDPDQPIVTGRTYHANNKPPYKLPDHKTKMVIRSDSHKGNGYNEISFEDQAGEENIFTHAQKDQTLKILNNRAKRVENNQIESVGSNKNIEVGANHQEKIGGSMNLTVGGGTGGALLGALGAVVAAGGADAKAGSARTGNGEVGAFAGAVAAVGAAAETTALGANASFNSAGGHFSEGGKKQQGTAGFLGGLLSSLMPMSGIVNTVIEKFRSETIGLAETKQIGAYKNTSVGHTYTINVAEEFVVTVGKSRFIMKKDGSVRILGDNLNITMSGPVQINGKTIDLN from the coding sequence ATGAATGTGATCAACCCGCTGCCCACCCTTTTGCAAAAAGACGATCTGGCGTTTACCTTTTATTCGCCGCACGTGGAGGAGAACGATCTTCTGGTTGAGGACTTCTCCGTCACTGAACAGGTGTTTGAACTGACCCGCATTGAGGTGAGTCTCGTTTCCAAACGGCCGGACATTGACCTGCAAGCTCTCATTGATACCCCGGCCTCCATCAGTGTGCTGCATAAATATGCGGGCATCCGGCACTTTTCCGGCGTGGTGCACCGGGCCCGGCGGCGCAATCAGGGCCACCACCGTACGTCCTATGAAGTCACTCTCCTGCCCAGCCTGCACCGGCTGGATTATGGCTCCGATTGCCGCATCTTCCAGCTGAAATCAGTGCCTGAGATCATCAAGGAAACCCTCAAGCGCTATGGGATCGAGAATATCAAATGGCACCTGACCGGCGAGCACGTCGCCCGCGAGTACTGTGTCCAGTATAGGGAGACCCACTATGAGTTTATCCGCCGCCTGTGCGCCGAAGAAGGCATCTGGTTCTACTTCACTCATAGTAAGAACGGCAGCCATATCCTGCACTTCATCGACAACTACCGGATTATTTCTACCCAGGAAGGCCAGCCACAGCTGGAATATAACGCTACCTCTGGCGGGGTGACCAAAGGCGTCTTTTGCCAAAACCTGTCGGTGATGGAGGAGGTCCGCTCCTCCAAGTGGACCATGCGGGACTACACCTTCAAGAACCCGCCCTACAATCAGGAACACACGGCCATTCGCCAGGAAGATAATGGCCTTGCCCGCGACTACGCCATGTATGACTATCCAGGCCGTTACAAGAAGGATGCGGCGGGCAAACCGTTTACCCGCTCGTTGATGGAGGCTACCCGTGTGGGGGCCACTCTTGCCGAAGGCCAGACCAACGCCGTTCATATGCTGGTGGGCCACAAGTTCGAGCTCACTGACCACCCGGACAGCAGCACGAACATCAAGTACCACCTGCTCTCCGCCGTTCATACCGGATCGCAGCCGGGGGCTTTAGAAGAGGAAGCCGTCCTTGGTGGCTCCACCTTCTTTATCACCCACTTTGAGGCAATCCCCGACCGACTGGCCTACGCGCCGCCGCAGCGCACCCGGCCCAAGGTGGACGGCTCGCAAATTGCCACTGTGGTCGGCCCTGCGGGAGAAGAGATCTACACCGATGAACATGGCCGGGTGAAAGTGCAGTTCCCGTGGGACCGCTATGGCGAGAGTAACGACCGCTCCTCCTGCTGGATCCGCGTGGCCTCCAACTGGGCCGGCGGCGCGTGGGGTCACATCGCCATTCCGCGCATCGGCCATGAGGTCATCGTCGACTTTCTGGAAGGTGACCCCGACCAGCCGATCGTCACAGGTAGAACTTACCATGCCAATAACAAGCCGCCCTATAAGCTCCCTGACCATAAAACCAAGATGGTCATTCGCTCCGATAGTCATAAAGGCAATGGCTATAACGAAATTAGCTTTGAGGATCAGGCTGGTGAGGAGAATATATTCACACATGCCCAGAAGGATCAGACCCTTAAAATCCTCAATAACCGCGCCAAACGGGTGGAGAACAACCAGATCGAGAGTGTTGGCTCCAACAAGAATATCGAAGTTGGCGCCAACCATCAGGAAAAGATTGGCGGCTCCATGAACTTAACGGTGGGGGGGGGCACTGGAGGGGCCCTGCTCGGAGCACTAGGAGCGGTTGTCGCCGCTGGCGGGGCAGATGCCAAAGCAGGCTCGGCGCGTACAGGGAACGGAGAAGTGGGAGCGTTTGCAGGGGCCGTTGCTGCTGTGGGGGCAGCTGCTGAGACGACAGCTCTGGGGGCGAATGCTTCGTTCAACAGTGCGGGCGGACACTTTAGTGAAGGGGGAAAAAAACAGCAAGGGACAGCTGGTTTCCTAGGCGGGCTGTTGTCCTCCCTCATGCCCATGTCCGGTATTGTCAATACGGTGATAGAAAAGTTCCGATCAGAAACCATCGGATTGGCCGAAACCAAACAGATCGGTGCCTACAAAAATACCAGTGTGGGCCACACTTACACTATCAACGTGGCCGAGGAGTTTGTGGTCACTGTTGGCAAGTCTCGCTTCATTATGAAGAAGGACGGCAGCGTGCGTATTCTCGGCGACAATCTTAACATCACCATGTCTGGCCCAGTCCAGATCAATGGCAAAACCATTGACTTGAACTAG
- a CDS encoding Hcp family type VI secretion system effector: protein MPTPAYITIEGATQGPITQAAFTEDSVGNVWQEGHEDEIMVQQVEHKVLVPRDPQSGQPSGQRVHTPFIFVCSLNKSVPLLYNALCSGEMLTKCEVKWYRTNSSGKQEHFFTTVIEDALITDIDCDLPHCQDPKNADFTQLVRVELSYRKITWEHTVAGTSGGDDWRAPVV, encoded by the coding sequence ATGCCTACTCCCGCCTATATTACCATTGAAGGCGCAACTCAGGGTCCAATCACTCAGGCCGCGTTCACCGAAGATTCCGTTGGCAACGTGTGGCAGGAAGGCCATGAAGACGAAATCATGGTGCAGCAGGTCGAACATAAAGTTCTGGTCCCGCGTGATCCGCAGTCCGGTCAGCCGTCTGGTCAGCGCGTGCATACGCCGTTTATTTTTGTGTGCTCTTTGAACAAGTCCGTGCCGCTGCTTTACAACGCCCTGTGCTCCGGTGAGATGCTCACCAAGTGTGAAGTGAAGTGGTACCGCACCAACTCCTCCGGTAAGCAGGAGCATTTCTTCACCACCGTTATAGAAGATGCGTTGATCACCGACATCGACTGTGACCTGCCGCACTGTCAGGATCCAAAGAACGCCGACTTCACCCAATTGGTTCGCGTTGAGCTGTCCTACCGCAAGATCACCTGGGAGCACACCGTTGCCGGAACGTCTGGCGGCGACGACTGGCGTGCCCCAGTAGTCTAA
- a CDS encoding integrase core domain-containing protein, translated as MKYEEVYLKTYNNVDEARKFIRTYIAFFNQTRPHPSLDAPSPRSGL; from the coding sequence ATCAAGTACGAGGAGGTTTATCTCAAGACTTACAACAATGTAGATGAAGCAAGAAAGTTCATCAGGACATATATTGCTTTTTTTAACCAAACACGACCACATCCATCACTTGACGCCCCCTCCCCCAGATCAGGCTTATAA